Below is a genomic region from Spiroplasma endosymbiont of Dioctria linearis.
AGCTAACACTTCCTAACAGTGTTAATAATTTTTTCACACCATTCACTCCTTGGTTTGTATCAAAATAATTATAATGAAAAATAACATAAAATAACATTAAATTACAATTAAAAATAAAATATTTGTCATTTTGCTCTTTTAAAGTTCGCTTAACTTTTACTATAATAATAACTATAATAATAGAGCAAGGAGCTTAGAAATGCATAAATTAGAAATTAAAGATCTATATGTAAATATAGAGGACAAAGAAATATTAAAGGGAATTAATTTAATAGTTAAATCAGGAGAAATTCATGCTTTAATGGGACCAAATGGTAATGGAAAATCAACTTTATTGATGGCAATTATGGGTCATCCAAAGTATGAAATCATATCAGGAGATATTTTAGTTGATGGTGAATCAATTTTAGAGATGGATGTTAATGAAAGAAGCAAAGCTGGTTTGTTCTTGGCAATGCAAAACCCTCAAACAATTCCAGGAGTTTCAAACTTAGAGTTTTTAAAATATATAGTAAATGCTCACAGTGATGAAAAGAAAAAATTACAAGAAATCTTTAAAGATATTAAACAAGGAGCAAAGGAATTAGACTTTGATTTAAATATGTTAAAAAGATTTGTTAATGATGGTTTTAGTGGTGGAGAGAAAAAGAAAAATGAAATTTTACAATTAAAAATGCTAAATCCAATTTTTAGCCTAATTGATGAAATTGATTCAGGATTAGATGTTGATGCTTTGGAAGTTGTTTCAAAAAACTTAAATCAAGTTGATTTATCAAGAAACGCAATGGTAATCGTTTCTCATTATGATAGATTCTTTAAAAAGGTAAAACCAACTCATGCTCACGTTATTATTGAGGGAAAAATAATAACAAGTGGGGGTAAAGAAATTGTTGAAAGAATTAATACAGAAGGTTATACATGAGTAAAGGAATTATCTAAATAATGACTAATTTAA
It encodes:
- the sufC gene encoding Fe-S cluster assembly ATPase SufC; this encodes MHKLEIKDLYVNIEDKEILKGINLIVKSGEIHALMGPNGNGKSTLLMAIMGHPKYEIISGDILVDGESILEMDVNERSKAGLFLAMQNPQTIPGVSNLEFLKYIVNAHSDEKKKLQEIFKDIKQGAKELDFDLNMLKRFVNDGFSGGEKKKNEILQLKMLNPIFSLIDEIDSGLDVDALEVVSKNLNQVDLSRNAMVIVSHYDRFFKKVKPTHAHVIIEGKIITSGGKEIVERINTEGYTWVKELSK